The following proteins are co-located in the Pseudomonas synxantha genome:
- the coxB gene encoding cytochrome c oxidase subunit II: MTRHPHVWMGLLLWSVFGQAHAAWTTNMAPGATEVSHAVFDLHMTIFWICVVIGIVVFGAMFWSMILHRRSTGQVAAKFHESTTVEILWTVVPLLILVAMAIPATKTLINIYDSSESDIDIQVTGYQWKWHYKYLGQDVEFFSNLATPAEQIHNQATKGEHYLLEVDQPLVLPVGAKVRFLVTAADVIHSWWVPAFAVKRDAIPGFVNEAWTRIEKPGIYRGQCAELCGKDHGFMPIVVEVKSKADYDTWLGERKEEAAKLKELTSKEWTLDELVARGDKVYHTTCVACHQAEGQGLPPMFPALKGSKIATGPAADHLGIVYHGKPGTAMAAFGKQLSEVDIAAVVTYERNAWGNNKGDMVTPKDVLALKQAESK, from the coding sequence ATGACGCGACATCCACACGTTTGGATGGGCCTACTGTTGTGGTCGGTATTCGGCCAGGCGCACGCCGCCTGGACAACGAATATGGCGCCAGGGGCTACTGAAGTCAGTCACGCCGTGTTTGACCTGCACATGACCATCTTCTGGATCTGTGTGGTGATCGGCATCGTCGTGTTTGGCGCCATGTTCTGGTCGATGATCCTGCACCGCCGGTCCACGGGCCAGGTTGCGGCCAAGTTCCACGAGAGCACTACCGTGGAAATTCTCTGGACCGTGGTGCCCCTGCTGATCCTGGTGGCCATGGCCATTCCGGCGACCAAGACCCTGATCAACATCTACGACAGCAGTGAGTCGGATATCGATATCCAGGTCACCGGCTATCAGTGGAAGTGGCACTACAAGTACCTGGGCCAGGATGTGGAGTTCTTCAGCAACCTGGCCACACCCGCCGAGCAGATCCATAACCAGGCGACCAAAGGCGAACATTACTTGCTGGAAGTCGACCAGCCGCTGGTGTTGCCGGTGGGCGCCAAGGTGCGCTTCCTGGTGACCGCCGCCGATGTGATCCACTCTTGGTGGGTGCCGGCCTTTGCGGTCAAGCGCGACGCCATCCCAGGCTTCGTCAACGAGGCCTGGACCCGTATCGAGAAGCCGGGCATCTACCGTGGCCAATGCGCGGAGTTGTGCGGCAAGGACCACGGCTTTATGCCCATCGTGGTCGAGGTCAAATCCAAGGCCGACTACGACACTTGGCTCGGCGAGCGCAAGGAAGAGGCCGCCAAGCTCAAGGAGCTGACCTCCAAAGAGTGGACGCTCGATGAGCTGGTAGCCCGTGGCGACAAGGTCTACCACACCACCTGCGTGGCGTGTCACCAGGCTGAAGGCCAAGGTTTGCCGCCGATGTTCCCGGCGCTCAAGGGCTCGAAAATCGCCACCGGCCCAGCAGCCGATCACTTGGGCATCGTCTATCACGGCAAGCCCGGTACCGCGATGGCAGCCTTCGGCAAACAACTTTCGGAAGTGGATATCGCCGCTGTCGTGACCTACGAGCGTAACGCCTGGGGCAATAACAAAGGCGACATGGTCACGCCCAAAGACGTGCTGGCTCTGAAGCAGGCGGAAAGCAAATGA
- the prlC gene encoding oligopeptidase A: MAPSLFLHVSSAKVPTVSANNPLLQSYDLPPFSAIRAEHVQPAIEQILADNRVAIADILQSQGKNPTWAGLVLAMDELNDRLGAAWSPVSHLNAVCNSAELREAYEACLPALSAYSTEMGQNRELFQAFEALANSPEAAGFDVAQKTILEHALRDFRLSGIDLPPEQQKRYAEVQSKLSELGSKFSNQLLDATQAWTKHVTDETTLAGLTDSAKAQMAAAAQAKGLDGWLITLEFPSYYAVMTYAQDRALREEVYAAYCTRASDQGPNAGQNDNGPVMEQILDLRQELAQLLGFASFSELSLATKMAESSDQVLSFLRDLAKRSKPFAAQDLQQLKAYAAEQGCADLQSWDSGFYGEKLREQRYSVSQEALRAYFPIDKVLGGLFAIVQRLYGIEIAELKGFDTWHPDVRLFEIKENGEHVGRFFFDLYARANKRGGAWMDGARDRRRTVDGVLQSPVANLVCNFTPADSGKPALLTHDEVTTLFHEFGHGLHHLLTRVEHAGVSGINGVAWDAVELPSQFMENWCWEPEGLALISGHYETGEPLPQDLLEKMLAAKNFQSGLMMVRQLEFSLFDFELHATHGDGRSVAQVLEGVRDEVSVMRPPAYNRFPNSFAHIFAGGYAAGYYSYKWAEVLSADAFSKFEEDGVLNAQTGRAFREAILARGGSQAPMVLFVDFRGRAPSIDALLRHSGLSEDAAA; encoded by the coding sequence ATGGCCCCATCTTTGTTCTTACATGTTTCTTCAGCCAAGGTGCCAACCGTGAGCGCGAACAACCCTCTTTTGCAGTCCTACGACCTGCCGCCGTTCTCGGCGATCCGTGCCGAGCACGTCCAGCCGGCCATCGAACAGATCCTCGCCGACAACCGTGTGGCTATCGCAGACATCCTGCAAAGCCAGGGTAAAAATCCGACATGGGCCGGTCTGGTCCTTGCCATGGATGAACTCAATGATCGTCTTGGCGCTGCCTGGAGCCCGGTCAGCCACCTCAATGCCGTGTGCAACAGCGCCGAGCTGCGCGAAGCCTACGAGGCTTGCTTGCCGGCATTGAGCGCCTACTCCACCGAAATGGGCCAGAACCGCGAACTGTTCCAGGCCTTCGAAGCCTTGGCCAACAGCCCAGAGGCCGCCGGTTTCGACGTGGCGCAGAAAACCATCCTGGAACACGCCCTGCGCGATTTCCGCCTGTCGGGCATCGACCTGCCGCCGGAACAGCAAAAGCGCTACGCCGAAGTGCAAAGCAAGCTTTCCGAGCTGGGCAGCAAATTCTCCAACCAGTTGCTGGACGCCACCCAAGCCTGGACCAAACACGTCACCGATGAAACCACTCTCGCCGGCCTGACCGACTCTGCCAAGGCGCAAATGGCCGCTGCGGCCCAGGCCAAGGGCCTTGATGGCTGGCTGATCACCCTGGAATTCCCCAGCTACTACGCGGTAATGACCTACGCCCAGGACCGCGCCTTGCGTGAAGAGGTGTACGCCGCTTACTGCACCCGTGCATCGGACCAAGGTCCGAACGCCGGCCAGAACGATAACGGCCCGGTGATGGAGCAGATCCTCGACCTGCGTCAGGAACTGGCCCAGTTGTTGGGTTTTGCATCCTTTTCAGAGCTGAGCCTCGCAACCAAGATGGCCGAGTCCAGTGACCAGGTGCTGAGCTTCCTGCGCGATCTGGCCAAGCGCAGCAAGCCGTTTGCCGCCCAGGATTTGCAGCAGCTCAAGGCTTACGCCGCCGAACAAGGCTGCGCCGACCTGCAGAGCTGGGACAGCGGTTTCTACGGCGAAAAACTACGCGAGCAGCGCTACAGCGTGTCCCAGGAAGCCCTGCGCGCCTACTTCCCCATCGACAAGGTGCTGGGTGGGCTGTTTGCCATCGTTCAGCGCCTGTATGGCATTGAGATTGCCGAGCTAAAAGGCTTCGACACCTGGCACCCGGATGTCCGCCTGTTCGAAATCAAGGAAAACGGCGAGCACGTCGGGCGTTTCTTCTTCGACCTGTACGCTCGCGCCAACAAGCGCGGCGGTGCCTGGATGGACGGAGCCCGTGACCGCCGCCGCACCGTCGATGGCGTGCTGCAAAGCCCCGTGGCCAACCTGGTGTGCAACTTCACTCCAGCCGACAGCGGCAAGCCTGCCCTGCTGACCCACGATGAAGTCACCACGCTGTTTCACGAATTCGGCCACGGCCTGCATCACCTGCTGACCCGCGTCGAACATGCCGGCGTATCCGGTATCAACGGCGTGGCGTGGGATGCGGTGGAGTTGCCGAGCCAGTTCATGGAGAACTGGTGCTGGGAGCCCGAGGGCCTGGCACTGATTTCCGGCCACTATGAAACCGGCGAGCCGCTGCCCCAGGACCTGCTGGAAAAAATGCTCGCCGCGAAAAACTTCCAGTCCGGCCTGATGATGGTGCGCCAGCTGGAGTTTTCGCTGTTTGACTTCGAGCTGCACGCCACCCATGGCGATGGCCGCAGCGTGGCGCAGGTCCTTGAAGGCGTGCGTGACGAAGTCTCGGTGATGCGTCCACCGGCCTACAACCGCTTCCCTAACAGCTTCGCGCACATTTTTGCCGGGGGTTATGCGGCGGGTTACTACAGCTACAAGTGGGCGGAAGTGCTGTCCGCGGACGCATTTTCCAAGTTCGAAGAAGACGGAGTGCTCAACGCCCAGACCGGTCGTGCGTTCCGTGAAGCGATCCTGGCCCGTGGGGGCTCCCAGGCACCGATGGTGCTGTTCGTCGACTTCCGCGGACGAGCGCCGTCGATTGACGCACTCTTGCGCCACAGCGGCCTGAGTGAGGACGCGGCAGCATGA
- a CDS encoding GMC family oxidoreductase: MATIMKKVDAVIVGFGWTGAIMAKELTEAGLNVVALERGPMQDTYPDGNYPQVIDELTYSVRKKLFQDISKETVTIRHSVNDVALPNRQLGAFLPGNGVGGAGLHWSGVHFRVDPIELRMRSHYEERYGKNFIPKDMTIQDFGVSYEELEPFFDYAEKVFGTSGQAWTVKGQLVGEGRGGNPYAPDRSNPFPLEAQKNTVSAQLFQKAAAEVGYKPYNLPSANTSGPYTNPYGAQMGPCNFCGFCSGYVCYMYSKASPNVNILPALRQVPNFELRPNSHVLKVNLDSTQKKATGVTYIDAQGRECEQPADLVILGAFQFHNVRLMLLSGIGKPYDPITNEGVVGRNFAYQNMGTIKAFFDKDTHTNNFIGAGGNGVAIDDFNADNFDHGPHGFVGGSPMWVNQAGSRPIAGTSNPPGTPAWGSAWKRATADYYTHQVSMDAHGAHQSYRSNYLDLDPVYRDAYGLPLLRMTFDWQENDIKMNRFMIEKMGKVAQAMNPKAIAVLGKKVGEHFNTASYQTTHLNGGAIMGTDPKTSALNRYLQCWDVHNVFVPGASAFPQGLGYNPTGLVAALTYWSARAIREQYLKNPGPLVQA, encoded by the coding sequence GTGGCGACTATCATGAAGAAAGTGGATGCGGTGATTGTTGGCTTCGGCTGGACCGGCGCGATCATGGCCAAGGAGCTGACGGAAGCGGGCCTCAACGTGGTAGCGCTGGAGCGCGGCCCGATGCAGGACACTTATCCGGACGGCAACTATCCCCAGGTCATCGACGAATTGACCTACAGCGTGCGTAAGAAGCTGTTCCAGGATATCTCCAAGGAGACGGTGACCATTCGCCATAGCGTGAATGATGTTGCCCTGCCCAACCGTCAGTTGGGTGCATTCCTGCCGGGTAATGGCGTAGGGGGCGCGGGCCTGCATTGGTCAGGTGTGCATTTTCGTGTCGACCCCATCGAACTGCGCATGCGTAGCCATTACGAAGAGCGCTATGGGAAGAACTTTATTCCCAAGGACATGACCATCCAGGATTTCGGTGTCAGCTACGAAGAGCTGGAGCCATTTTTCGACTATGCGGAAAAAGTCTTCGGCACCTCCGGTCAGGCGTGGACCGTCAAGGGGCAGTTGGTAGGCGAAGGTCGTGGGGGCAACCCGTATGCGCCGGATCGCTCCAACCCGTTCCCGTTGGAGGCGCAGAAAAATACGGTCTCCGCACAGCTGTTTCAGAAAGCCGCGGCTGAAGTGGGCTACAAACCCTACAACCTGCCGTCGGCCAATACTTCGGGGCCATACACCAACCCTTATGGCGCGCAGATGGGCCCGTGTAATTTCTGCGGTTTTTGCAGTGGCTACGTGTGCTACATGTATTCCAAGGCTTCACCGAACGTGAACATTCTGCCGGCCCTTCGCCAAGTGCCGAACTTCGAGCTGCGACCCAATTCCCACGTGCTTAAGGTCAACCTCGACAGCACCCAGAAAAAAGCCACCGGCGTGACTTATATCGACGCCCAGGGCCGCGAATGCGAGCAGCCGGCAGACCTGGTGATTCTTGGCGCGTTCCAGTTCCATAACGTGCGCCTGATGCTGCTGTCGGGCATCGGCAAGCCCTACGACCCGATCACCAATGAGGGCGTGGTGGGCCGCAACTTCGCCTACCAGAACATGGGCACCATCAAGGCGTTCTTCGACAAGGACACTCACACCAACAATTTCATCGGCGCGGGCGGCAATGGCGTGGCCATCGACGACTTCAACGCCGACAACTTCGACCACGGCCCCCACGGCTTCGTGGGTGGCTCGCCGATGTGGGTCAATCAGGCCGGCAGCCGGCCGATTGCCGGTACCTCCAACCCGCCGGGCACGCCGGCCTGGGGCAGCGCCTGGAAGCGCGCCACCGCCGATTACTACACCCATCAGGTGTCGATGGATGCCCACGGCGCCCATCAGTCCTACCGCAGCAACTACCTGGACCTGGATCCGGTTTACCGCGATGCCTACGGTTTGCCGCTGCTACGCATGACCTTCGACTGGCAAGAAAACGACATCAAGATGAACCGCTTCATGATCGAGAAGATGGGCAAGGTCGCCCAAGCCATGAACCCCAAGGCCATCGCGGTGTTGGGTAAAAAAGTCGGCGAGCACTTCAATACCGCCTCATACCAGACCACCCACCTTAACGGTGGCGCGATCATGGGCACCGACCCAAAAACCAGTGCGTTGAACCGCTACCTGCAGTGCTGGGATGTACACAACGTGTTTGTCCCAGGTGCCTCTGCCTTCCCACAAGGGTTGGGCTATAACCCTACGGGGCTGGTGGCAGCGTTGACCTATTGGTCGGCTCGAGCGATCCGCGAGCAGTACCTGAAAAACCCCGGCCCACTGGTTCAGGCATAA
- a CDS encoding carbonic anhydrase yields MSDKDKQPLAASASAPGAESADAALQHIVDGFLHFHHDVFPQQEELFKKLATAQSPRAMFITCADSRIVPELITQSSPGDLFVTRNVGNVVPPYGQMNGGVSTAIEYAVLALGVQHIIVCGHSDCGAMRAVLNPDSLEKMPTVRAWLRHAEVAKAMVHDNCDCANEGESMKVLTEENVIAQLQHLRTHPSVASRMANGHLFIHGWIYNIETSEIRAYDAEKAAFRPLNGTEPIPSATPRARF; encoded by the coding sequence ATGAGTGACAAGGATAAACAGCCGTTGGCTGCGTCGGCTTCAGCCCCTGGGGCGGAGTCCGCCGATGCAGCGTTGCAACATATAGTTGACGGCTTTTTGCATTTCCATCACGACGTCTTCCCCCAGCAGGAAGAACTCTTCAAGAAACTCGCTACGGCGCAGAGCCCGCGGGCGATGTTCATTACCTGTGCCGACTCGCGCATCGTGCCGGAGCTGATCACCCAAAGCTCCCCCGGCGATCTGTTCGTAACCCGTAACGTCGGTAACGTGGTGCCTCCCTACGGCCAGATGAACGGTGGCGTGTCTACGGCCATCGAGTACGCGGTGCTCGCCCTTGGCGTACAGCACATCATCGTGTGCGGGCACTCCGACTGCGGCGCCATGCGCGCGGTACTCAACCCCGACAGCCTGGAAAAGATGCCGACTGTCAGGGCCTGGTTGCGTCACGCCGAGGTCGCCAAGGCCATGGTCCATGACAACTGCGACTGCGCCAATGAAGGCGAGAGCATGAAGGTGTTGACCGAAGAAAACGTCATCGCGCAGTTGCAGCATCTGCGCACCCACCCCTCGGTGGCTTCGCGCATGGCCAACGGTCATTTGTTTATCCATGGCTGGATCTACAACATCGAGACCAGCGAAATTCGGGCCTACGATGCGGAAAAGGCAGCGTTTCGACCGTTGAACGGCACCGAGCCGATCCCGTCCGCGACGCCTAGAGCGCGCTTCTAA
- a CDS encoding PA0069 family radical SAM protein has protein sequence MSTALPPRGRGTATNLHNRFAPTVSVAEDDGWYQEVPETQGTEVRIETAKTIITRNNSPDLPFDRSINPYRGCEHGCIYCYARPSHAYWDMSPGLDFETRLIAKTNAADVLEQQLSKPGYVCAPINLGSNTDPYQPIEREYKITRQTLEVLLRYRHPVTIITKGSLILRDLDLLTELARQRLVAVMISLTSLDDELKRILEPRTAAPKARLRAIRVMREAGIPVGVLCSPIIPMINDSELESLLAEAHAAGAQSAAYMMLRLPLEVAPLFEEWLAAHYPQRAAHVMSLVRQVRGGQVYDSRFGVRMRGEGPFADLLAQRFSKAIKRLGLNRREGFNLDCAAFCPPGRQMALL, from the coding sequence ATGTCTACTGCGTTGCCGCCCCGGGGTCGGGGTACAGCCACCAACCTGCACAACCGGTTTGCACCTACTGTCAGCGTGGCTGAGGACGACGGCTGGTATCAGGAGGTGCCCGAGACCCAAGGCACCGAGGTGCGTATTGAAACGGCCAAGACCATCATCACGCGCAATAACTCGCCGGACTTGCCCTTTGATCGTTCCATCAACCCTTATCGCGGCTGCGAGCATGGTTGCATCTACTGTTATGCGCGGCCCAGTCATGCCTATTGGGACATGTCCCCGGGGCTGGACTTCGAAACCAGATTGATCGCCAAAACCAACGCGGCTGATGTGCTGGAACAGCAGCTGTCGAAGCCTGGCTACGTGTGCGCGCCGATCAACCTGGGCTCCAATACCGATCCGTACCAGCCTATCGAGCGTGAATACAAGATCACTCGGCAAACCCTGGAAGTGCTGCTGCGCTACCGGCACCCGGTGACTATCATCACCAAGGGGTCATTGATATTGCGCGATCTCGACCTGCTGACCGAGCTGGCCCGCCAACGGCTGGTGGCGGTGATGATCAGCCTCACCAGCCTGGACGATGAACTCAAGCGCATCCTGGAACCACGCACGGCGGCGCCCAAGGCGCGGCTGAGGGCGATTCGGGTTATGCGCGAGGCGGGTATCCCGGTCGGCGTGTTGTGCTCGCCGATTATTCCGATGATCAACGACAGCGAATTGGAGAGCCTGCTCGCCGAGGCTCACGCGGCCGGGGCACAAAGCGCGGCCTATATGATGCTGCGCTTGCCGTTGGAGGTTGCGCCGCTGTTCGAGGAATGGCTGGCGGCCCATTATCCTCAGCGTGCCGCCCATGTCATGAGCCTGGTGCGCCAGGTGCGCGGTGGTCAGGTGTATGACAGCCGCTTCGGTGTGCGAATGCGTGGTGAAGGGCCATTTGCGGACCTGCTGGCGCAACGCTTCAGCAAGGCGATCAAGCGCCTGGGGCTGAATCGTCGTGAAGGTTTCAATCTCGATTGTGCGGCGTTCTGCCCGCCGGGCAGGCAAATGGCATTGTTGTAG
- a CDS encoding SulP family inorganic anion transporter, with translation MRAAQLKAVLPRELLASVVVFLVALPLCMGIAIASGMPPAKGLITGIIGGLVVGWLAGSPLQVSGPAAGLAVLVFELVRQHGMLMLGPILLLAGFLQLVAGRLRLGCWFRVTAPAVVYGMLAGIGVLIVLSQIHVMLDGAPKPSGLDNLAGFPAAVAEAVPTLGGGLGWQAGLLGLSTMLVMYLWDKFRPQRLRFVPGALLGVGLATVTSLVLALQVKRVEVPENLADAIDWLRPSDLLNLADPQLLIAAFAVAFIASAETLLSAAAVDRMHSGQRSDFDKELSAQGVGNMLCGLVGALPMTGVIVRSSANVQAGATTRLSAMFHGLWLLGFVLLLSSVLQSIPVASLAGVLVYTGIKLVDVKAFKALGRYGRMPMFTYAATALAIIFTDLLTGVLVGFGLTLLKLAFKASRLKVSLIDLPQEGEMELRLTGAATFLKVPALTQVLSTVPAGTTLHVPLSNLSYIDHSCLELLEEWGRANAAKGSTLVIEARGLKRRLEGRVRTTVGIGSAPSVT, from the coding sequence ATGCGTGCTGCTCAATTGAAAGCTGTACTGCCGCGGGAGCTGCTCGCCTCCGTGGTTGTGTTTCTGGTCGCACTGCCCCTGTGCATGGGGATCGCGATCGCGTCCGGCATGCCGCCGGCCAAAGGGCTGATCACCGGTATCATCGGTGGCCTGGTGGTGGGCTGGTTGGCAGGGTCACCACTGCAGGTCAGCGGTCCGGCAGCGGGTCTGGCGGTGCTGGTGTTCGAGCTGGTGCGCCAGCACGGCATGCTGATGCTGGGGCCGATCCTGTTGCTGGCGGGTTTCCTGCAACTGGTGGCCGGGCGTTTACGTCTGGGCTGCTGGTTTCGTGTCACGGCACCGGCTGTGGTCTACGGCATGTTGGCGGGGATCGGCGTATTGATTGTGTTATCGCAGATCCATGTGATGCTCGATGGGGCGCCCAAGCCATCTGGGCTGGATAACCTGGCAGGATTCCCGGCGGCTGTGGCTGAAGCGGTTCCGACCCTCGGCGGCGGGCTGGGTTGGCAAGCCGGCCTGCTCGGCCTGTCGACCATGTTGGTGATGTACCTGTGGGATAAATTCCGTCCGCAACGGCTACGTTTCGTACCGGGCGCCTTGCTCGGCGTGGGCCTTGCGACCGTCACCAGCCTGGTGCTGGCGTTGCAGGTCAAGCGTGTGGAAGTCCCGGAAAATCTCGCGGATGCCATCGACTGGCTGCGCCCCAGCGACCTGCTCAACCTGGCTGACCCACAGCTGTTGATCGCGGCATTCGCCGTCGCGTTTATTGCCAGTGCCGAAACCCTGCTGTCTGCCGCCGCGGTGGACCGTATGCACAGCGGTCAGCGCTCCGATTTCGACAAGGAGTTGTCTGCCCAGGGTGTCGGCAACATGCTTTGCGGCCTGGTTGGCGCCTTGCCGATGACGGGCGTGATTGTACGCAGCTCAGCCAACGTCCAGGCCGGTGCTACCACGCGTTTATCGGCGATGTTCCACGGCCTGTGGCTGCTCGGCTTTGTACTCTTGCTGTCGAGCGTGCTGCAAAGCATTCCGGTCGCAAGCCTGGCGGGTGTGCTGGTGTACACCGGGATCAAGCTGGTGGACGTCAAGGCGTTCAAGGCACTGGGGCGCTATGGGCGGATGCCGATGTTTACCTATGCGGCCACGGCGCTGGCGATCATCTTTACCGACTTGCTGACCGGTGTGCTGGTGGGCTTTGGGCTGACGTTGCTTAAACTGGCCTTCAAGGCTTCGCGATTGAAAGTCAGTCTGATCGACCTGCCTCAAGAGGGTGAGATGGAGCTGCGCTTGACGGGCGCGGCGACCTTTCTGAAAGTGCCGGCGTTGACTCAGGTGTTGTCGACGGTGCCTGCGGGGACCACGTTGCACGTGCCGCTGAGTAACTTGAGTTATATCGACCACTCTTGCCTGGAGTTGCTGGAGGAGTGGGGCCGGGCCAATGCGGCCAAGGGCTCGACGCTGGTGATTGAGGCGCGTGGGCTCAAGCGCCGATTGGAAGGCCGGGTACGCACAACGGTGGGGATAGGTTCGGCGCCGTCCGTTACCTGA
- a CDS encoding YheV family putative zinc ribbon protein, which translates to MSEGPVITKKQFIAGAVCPACSEPDKLKMWTEDSVPHRECVACGYTDTLNDQGLSVPKELGTRVNTSALKAPADPKVQAVQFFPNPKLKKD; encoded by the coding sequence ATGAGTGAAGGGCCTGTGATTACCAAAAAGCAATTTATCGCCGGGGCAGTCTGCCCGGCGTGCAGCGAGCCGGACAAGTTGAAGATGTGGACCGAAGACAGCGTGCCGCACCGTGAGTGCGTGGCCTGTGGCTATACCGATACGTTGAATGATCAAGGCTTGTCTGTGCCCAAGGAATTGGGCACGCGGGTCAATACGTCGGCGTTGAAAGCGCCTGCGGATCCAAAAGTGCAAGCTGTGCAGTTCTTTCCCAACCCCAAGTTGAAAAAAGACTAA
- a CDS encoding cytochrome c: MKAFVIASLALFSSCSVSAAETDLIKQGEYLARAGDCVACHTAKGGKPFAGGLPMETPIGVIYSTNITPDKTGLGDYSFEDFDKAVRHGIAKNGSTLYPAMPYPSYARVSDSDMQALYAYFMKGVEPVAQENKDSDIPWPLSMRWPLAAWRWMFAPAVEEHQAQTAADPVINRGAYLVEGLGHCGACHTPRALTMQEKALSAADGNAFLSGSAPLEGWIAKSLRGDHKDGLGSWSEEQLVQFLKTGRSDRSAVFGGMSDVVVHSMQYMSQDDLTAIARYLKSLPAVDPKDQPHQYDKQVAQALWKGDDSEPGASVYIDNCAACHRTDGHGYTRVFPALAGNPVLQTADATSLINIVLNGGTLPATHTAPSTFTMPAFAWRLSDQEVADVVSFIRGSWGNKGAPVNASEVADLRKSNMRTTSGDDLGQVTQKR; this comes from the coding sequence ATGAAAGCATTCGTTATCGCCTCCCTGGCGCTCTTCAGCAGTTGCTCGGTCAGCGCTGCCGAAACCGACTTGATCAAGCAGGGTGAATACCTGGCGCGTGCCGGTGACTGCGTGGCCTGCCATACCGCCAAGGGTGGCAAACCCTTCGCCGGCGGCCTGCCCATGGAAACCCCCATCGGGGTGATCTATTCCACCAACATCACCCCGGACAAGACCGGCCTGGGCGACTATAGCTTCGAGGACTTCGACAAGGCCGTGCGCCATGGCATCGCCAAGAACGGTAGTACGCTTTACCCGGCGATGCCCTATCCGTCTTATGCGCGCGTTAGCGACAGCGATATGCAGGCGTTGTATGCGTATTTCATGAAGGGCGTTGAGCCGGTTGCCCAAGAGAACAAGGACAGCGATATTCCCTGGCCCTTGAGCATGCGCTGGCCTTTGGCGGCTTGGCGCTGGATGTTCGCGCCAGCGGTCGAGGAGCATCAGGCGCAAACCGCTGCTGATCCGGTGATCAATCGTGGTGCTTATCTGGTTGAAGGCCTCGGCCACTGCGGCGCCTGCCATACGCCTCGTGCCCTGACCATGCAGGAAAAAGCCCTGAGTGCCGCTGATGGCAACGCCTTCCTGTCTGGCAGTGCACCGTTGGAAGGCTGGATCGCGAAAAGCCTGCGCGGTGACCACAAGGATGGCCTCGGCAGCTGGAGCGAGGAGCAACTGGTGCAGTTCCTCAAGACCGGTCGCAGTGACCGCAGCGCGGTGTTCGGTGGCATGAGCGATGTTGTCGTCCATAGCATGCAGTACATGTCGCAGGACGACCTGACCGCTATCGCCCGTTACCTCAAGAGCCTGCCGGCGGTCGACCCCAAGGACCAGCCACACCAGTACGACAAGCAGGTAGCCCAAGCGCTCTGGAAAGGCGATGACAGTGAGCCAGGCGCGTCGGTGTATATCGATAACTGCGCGGCCTGCCACCGTACCGATGGCCATGGCTATACGCGTGTATTCCCAGCACTGGCGGGTAACCCGGTGTTGCAGACGGCGGATGCCACATCGTTGATCAACATCGTGTTGAACGGCGGTACTTTGCCTGCGACCCATACGGCGCCATCGACCTTCACCATGCCGGCGTTCGCCTGGCGCCTGTCGGACCAGGAAGTGGCGGACGTGGTCAGTTTCATCCGTGGCAGCTGGGGCAACAAAGGGGCGCCAGTCAATGCCAGTGAGGTGGCGGACCTGCGCAAAAGCAATATGCGCACGACCTCGGGGGATGACTTGGGGCAGGTGACGCAAAAGCGCTGA
- a CDS encoding gluconate 2-dehydrogenase subunit 3 family protein: MSDQDQDNPRRDFLRKSLTLIPVVTVASTGLGGSMLMATPEPAQAAPVKPAPNDKTYEPSYFTAEEWAFINAAVERLIPADAQGPGALEAGAPEYIDRQMNTPYASGALWYMQGPFNADAAPEMGWQSKLVPKEIYRLGIAATDAWSKAFNGKVFAAQDSATRDDMLRRLEAGGSEVAAHFEAVPAKIFFNLLLQNTKEGFFCDPIHGGNKGMVGWTMIGFPGARADFMDWVERNEQYPFPAVSIRGERA; the protein is encoded by the coding sequence ATGTCTGATCAAGATCAAGACAACCCCCGGCGTGACTTTCTACGCAAATCCTTGACCTTGATCCCGGTGGTCACGGTTGCCAGCACCGGCCTTGGCGGTTCGATGCTGATGGCCACGCCGGAGCCTGCCCAGGCCGCACCGGTCAAGCCGGCCCCAAACGACAAGACCTATGAGCCAAGCTATTTCACGGCTGAGGAATGGGCATTTATAAATGCCGCCGTGGAGCGCTTGATTCCCGCTGACGCACAGGGCCCTGGCGCCTTGGAAGCTGGCGCGCCGGAATACATCGACCGTCAGATGAATACGCCATATGCCAGTGGCGCGCTGTGGTACATGCAGGGACCGTTCAATGCCGATGCAGCACCGGAGATGGGCTGGCAGAGCAAACTAGTGCCCAAGGAAATCTACCGCCTGGGTATTGCTGCGACGGATGCATGGTCGAAGGCGTTCAACGGTAAAGTTTTTGCTGCGCAAGACAGCGCTACCCGAGACGATATGCTGCGGCGCCTGGAGGCTGGCGGCAGTGAGGTCGCAGCGCATTTCGAGGCGGTGCCAGCGAAGATATTCTTCAACCTGCTGCTGCAAAACACTAAGGAGGGTTTCTTCTGCGATCCCATCCACGGCGGCAATAAGGGCATGGTCGGCTGGACCATGATCGGCTTCCCGGGCGCCCGCGCCGACTTCATGGATTGGGTAGAACGCAACGAGCAATACCCCTTTCCGGCTGTTTCCATTCGCGGCGAGAGGGCATAA